Genomic window (Lynx canadensis isolate LIC74 chromosome A1, mLynCan4.pri.v2, whole genome shotgun sequence):
TAGTTTATATGGTGAAAGCAGCCCGGCTTGGATGTGAGGATAACAACTTGCTGACGCAGAAAAACGAGCAAAATGTCACTAAAAACACGTCCGAATGTGGGGTTTAGAATAGTCCATGCCTGAAGAAAGGGATCTAGTTGAGTGGGTGGCGGTGGAGTCACTGTTAATTCCGGCTCTAGTAAGTGGCATGGTAGCGATCGTGAAGAAGCTCACGTAATGCTCACTTAAATAGGCAAAGCTAGCTCCACTGAAGGCCAGTTAATAACCGAAGAGCTTTTCCAAAGTTTGATTCCGCGGAAACGTGAATTCAGGGCCACCGTTGCTATAGAATTGTGAAGCGGAATGGCTTTCTTTTTgtcaagaagtaaaaaataataccattatGCGAGTAAAAATGATGCAGCCATTAAAGAAGTAAGTATTCCCGGGAGAGAATGTGACAAAGTATATGTTAAATTTGTCTTTGTAATTAAATGCCTATAAAATATATGAGGATTCTTATGCGATATTCACATAATGGCCAGGGATGTAGTGGGAAGAAGAACTAGTTCTGTTTGAGCTGTGGCTTTCCAGCTTAACAGCTTTAGGCTCTTGGGCAAGCACCCCAAcgtcaagcctcagtttccctgtctgcaaagatgagataatgaatgtaaGGACCCAACAGCATTTGGTACAGATAGACTTTTCACAGATAACTGGCTATTTGTAACTTGGGTAGGTATTGCCAGGAGTTAGCGAACTAGAACTATCCCCAAACAATTCTTTCTTGAACTTTTTAGTTTTATGCCCTTCAAACACATGAGAATAATCATTAAGCCCAGTAACTTAGAAGGCATGAAGGCATGAAGCCTGACTTTTATCACTTGAAGGGTAGTGAATGGAAACTTTTCCTGTTTTCAGGACCGTCCGATATGTTCCAGAGGAATCCAAAGACAAAGTTATCTCAGATGAAGATGTCCTAGGAACATTACTGAAAGTTTTCCAGGCTCTGTTCATTAATGATTTCAATAAGCAATCAGATATCTTGACTATGCTTCCAGAAACCGTTAAATCAAAATATCATGACCTACTGTCAGTTCAACATCCAAGGGTGAAACTGCTTGAATACAGACATCAACAGGAAAATATCTTTAAACCAGAAGAAATTCTTTATAAGACACTGGGTTTCAGTGTTGCCCGAGCAACTAGCTCATTGATTTCTGCTGGAAAAGGTGTCTTCGTTACCAGAGGATTGGTACCAAAAGGCGCGGTTGTAGCTATGTATCCTGGTAATGACACAATTAGTGCTTTGCCAAGAGTTTCCTATTTATCAGTTAATATAAGTCCAACAAAATACTTACTCTTATAATCCTTTGAGTAAGGAGTTGAATTagaaactgaggggcgcctgggtggcgcagtcggttaagcgtccgacatcagccaggtcacgatctcgcgctccgtgagttcgagccccgcgtcgggctctgggctgatggctcagagcctggagcctgtttccgattctgtgtctccctctctctctgcccctcccccgttcatgctctgtctctctctgtcccaaaaataaataaaaaacgttgaaaaaaaaatttaaaaaaagaaactgagatttcCACACATTTGTAAATCCTGATTTCGAAAATAACTACAAATTATTTTATGTGCTAGAAAGCATCCTTgagtatttatttgaataaaagcacttttcttttaaggaaatttttgTAGTCAATGTTTAAATGTAGAATATAGTATGGCCTACTTTGATAAGATGAATTACTTAGAAAGCACTAGAGAATAAGTCAGTTGGCTTACATAATTGATAACTAAAGGTAAAAATAGTACGGGTTAAAACAGGTATGACAGAGTTTAAACCTGTAAATCAATAAATACCTTCCTGCCATTTCTACACTTTGAAAGTAAAGCAGCTTCTTTGCAAAAAGATCATTGACTAGAATGCTTAGTAGGGTATGTTATTTGTTAAACTAAGATTacattatttgtaaatgtttaattcagacatgttttcaaaaagtcattctgttttctaattttacatCCCTAAGCAAAAGAGTTGGTTTCCTCCTACACAACTAACTCTGTAAAGGCTAAATAGAACAAGCTGGCAACAAATTAATACTAGAATAAATTTAATAGATTAGGATGCCAGTAACATAGGACACACTCAGTAAATActaattttctcctttcctctactGCTAGCGAAAGGGGAAACAACCTGAATATCAGattcatttattcccattttgtctACATTATTTAACTGGTTATTAACAGGTACATttcttaaaagacttttttttttttttttttttttttttttttttttttgagagagagagggcgcaagtcagtgaggggcagagagaaaccaagctcacctgaagcagggctcgagctcacctgagGCAAAGCAGGGCTCGAGTTGACCgatgtggaactcgaactcactactgtgagatcatgacctgggctgaagctcgatgcttaaccactgagccacccaggaacccaaaAGACTTTTTAATGGATGTCAAATAACACtctactttaaaaagcaaaaacaaaacaaaacaaaacaaaaagcccctATAATTTTGTAAAGCTGAATCTCAAATGTGGTGTTCACATTTTAATTAATCAAAATAGTCACATTTTATTTGGCTATGTGAACAAGTTGATTCTCTGCTCCATTTACTTTTGGGCACTCTTTAAAGGGAAGAAGTAGCCAAAGAGAATGTGATAATCTAGACTGgagtaaaatattagaaaaaggtagagaaaataaaatagttcatttcatgttatgtttattttccagagagaggTGCTTATCATgatgttaataatttttacatattgctATGTCCTTATCTTATAATAGGTACAGTATATCAGAAGTATGAGCCAATCTTTTTCCAATCCATTggaaatccatttatttttagatgCCTGGATGGGGTACTTATTGATGGAAATGACAAAGGAATATCAAAAGTCGTATACAGGTAAGTTAGTGCCCATGTTCAAACATAACGATAGGACACTGAGCCACAGGAAAATGACCATGACCCTGGCCttttcactttaaataaaaatctgtttagaCAGCTGCTAAGTGGCAACTCAGCTGCCCTATTGACTagacaaaacttattttttaatttttttttttttatttatttttgagacagagaaggacagagcatgaacgggggagggtcagagagagggagacacagaatctgaagcaggctccaggctccaagctgtctgtcagcacagagcccgacccggggctcgaactcagggactgtgagatcatgacctgagctgaaattggacgcttaactgactgaaccacccaggcatcccagactAGACAAAACTTTTTAAGAGAAATTGGATTTGTTCAGTTCTAGGATTAATTTTGTACTTTTGGATTTTACTGTAAGACATAAAAGAACAATCTCTTACCTAATGCTTTCACCTGTTTCAGATCTTGCAATGGGAGGGATCAACTTGGTCCTTTAAAAATGAGTGACAGTACATGGCTAACATCAGAAATTTGTAATCCACTTGCTGTAGGACAGTATGTCAACAATTGTTCAAATGGTAAGTTGACATTATGGGTCTGTGAGACAAGATATAAATATAGCAGTAGTAATTTTCCTCCTTTGCTATATGACTGAGTGCCAGAGGCAGTTAAATTTAACATCTCAGCTTTTCAAAGCCTGTAAATAAATTGTAATGCTGAGAAGGCAGATATTAAAGAAGTTGGGGAAATAATGATATACATTAATTGGAATTctttaatttactatttttcttctggtttttcaGTAAATATAGGTAACTGATAAATGCTCCTTTGATCAttataattttagcattttttaatagttaaaaaaagagaacattagaGATCATTTTGTCAGAGCCTCAGTAGAACCTTGTAGGTTAAACTAGACTGGTATCCCCTTTCTGTTGCTACTTTTGTGAATCACTTACCTTCTCTAGGGCTTGACTTTCCTAAAAATATAAGTTTGATCTCGCCTACATTTAGCATAGGTTTTGGTGTTAGGGAGATATGAACTTGAAACCTGACTTTTCTACGTAACCTTCAATctttctgagtctctgttttctgatcttcaaaaagtaaataataaaacatacataatcTAGTAATGCCTGGAAGGTAATAGtgattattaatttgaaaatgttctaATAATTTAGAAAACCATGCATCAAGTATTAAAATTCAGTTCTGTTTTCCATGACCTTTTTTAAAATGgctatttctaaaaattatatacttGTTCCTAGACAGAGCCGCTAATGTCTGTTACCAGGAATTTGATGTGCCTGCAGTTTTTCCTATAGAGCTAAAACAGTATCTTCCAAACATTGCCTACAGCTGTGACAAACAAAGGTTAGTCTTTTCCTGTCCCCTGTGTTCTGCTGTACTCAAAAAACATGTATATtcgagggtgcctgggtggctcagttggttgagcatctggctcttgatctcagctcaggtcatgatctcacggtttgtgggttcgagccccacacagggctctgcactgacaatgtggacctgcttgggattctctctctcaccgccccccacccctgcctctcttgtgtgtcctctctcaaaataaatacataaacttaaaaaaattttttttaaatatatatatatattccaagaaAAAGCTATACAGAACTTGGAATAATTTCTCTTaggaaaaaattataacttaaattttgattttcatcATACCTTAATGTATTAATGTAGGCTCATTTgaagtttaatatttttcattaacttaGCTCATTCTGCTTCTTATTACCCATTTTCGTTCTATGTAGTCCTTTATAAGTAtcaaccttaaaatttttttcaagtgattCATTGTTACTTTTCTACTTACAAaatcttcaaatacattttttaatcattttaagcaTTATGTTCTTCATCTCACTTGAGAACACCCAGTTGAAGAAAAAGGCTAAATTAcactattctttcttttgctcatttcacTATTCCGTTTGGAAACTtaatgaaaaatgaggaaatattcaggggcacctgggtggctcagtcagttaagtgcctgacttttggctcacagttcatgggtttgggccccgtgttagactctttgctgacagctcagagcgtggagcctgcttcggattctgtgtctacctctctccctgctcctccccgactcacactgtctctctctctttctctctcaaaaaaataaacattaaaaaaaaagaggaaatattcagaaaatacatattattaatgTAACATTTGTATTCAATAAGTGGAAAGTCTGAAAGTGTTCAAGTAACAATTTCTAAATGTAAGTAATTCTGTAGAGTTCTTTATCAACAGTGCTATAGGAAAATATAATCTTTATGTCATGTCACTGAGCTGCCAGGTGCtagcaaactttattttttatgggcCCCATTAAATTGTCCTTTTAAGATGAAAGAGATTTAAAACTTAGACtgttctttgggggcacctgggtggctcagtttgttgagcgtccaactttctttttttttttttttttaatttttttttcaacgtttttatttatttttgggacagagagagacagagcatgaacgggggaggggcagagagagagggagacacagaatcggaaacaggctccaggctctgagccatcagcccagagcctgacgcggggctcgaactcacggaccgcgagatcgtgacctggctgaagtcggacgcttaaccgactgcgccacccaggcgccccttttttttttttttttttaattttttttttcaacgtttttatttatttttgggacagagagagacagagcatgaacgggggaggggcagagagagagggagacacagaatcggaaacaggtagCGTCCAActttcaatttcagctcaggtcatgatcccagggttatggaatcaagcccctcgttgggcttcacactgagtatagagcctgcttaagattcactctctctctctctctctctctctctctctctctctctcccctcccctctctccctcccctcccctctctccctctccctctctccccgcacCTTCCCTTCTCCCCGACTCCTACtctaaaaacacaacaaactttGACTATTCTCTGTACTTGATACATACTCtgtctctatgtgtgtgtatgtaacagttgggttttttttttagctatatgCTCTGGAGCATAATATCACTACTGTTCAACAAATACAGGAAAAGTTAACTGAGTAGGAACATTGAAGGTTACTTATGTCTTACGGTGttcataaaagtatttttttaatcccaattaattttaagtaatgttttcatctttgcagaatacaaagatacaaattaattttaaaatgttaaaccacaggggcacctgggtggctcagtcggttaagcgacagttaagcgtctgacgtcggctcaggtcatgatctcacagttcgtgggttcgagcccagcattgggctcagtgctgacacctcaaagcctggagcctgctttggattgtgtctccttctctctctgcctcccccctgctcatgctctgtctctcaaaaataaatgttaaaaaaaaaatgttttttttaaacttactgaTTTGTGGTCTCCATCAGGGATAGGAACTATTTCTTCATGGAAATCAAATAGCTAAGACAATAgtaaaaaatttgaataaaattatgtCTATAACAGCTAAATtggttatattaaaaatatgagcTTGGATTTGTTAATACTTCTAacttttgtgtattctttttgtCCTCAGCCCACTTCGATGTGTCATTCTTGTAGCACTCAGGGACATCAAACAAGGAGAAGAGCTTTTCTCAAACTACTATACAATTGTCAGCTAACTATGAATTAGAAATTAGGTTTTCTATTCAGCtatttattctaaatgtttttgttAATTGTATCTCTGAGTTCCACCTATAGAACAAATATTTTGAGGCCTAATTGGAGtgggaattttttgtttttattgatgttAATGTGTTTATATTAAAAGCTATTTCCTTCATTacaatttcaaatttataatgcaattataattttaattggtTTTCACCTAAAAACACAGTAGCTTATTAAATTAAAACCTACtgcctgaaattaaaatttcaatttttcttttattttgtatctctgtggtttataaaattttaacaaatcatCACCatttcttgcactgttgatgtGTACAAACGTCtttaaaaactctatttttagacctaccctatgacccagcagtagcactgctaggaatttacccaagggatacaggagtactgatgcatagggacacttgtaccccaatgtttatagcagcactctcaataatagccaaattatgcaaagagcctaaatgtccatcaactgatgaatggataaagaaattgtggtttatatacacaatggagtactacgtggcaatgagaaagaatgaaatatggccctttgtagcaacgtggatgcaactggagagtgtgatgctaagtgaaataagccatgcagagaaagacagataccatatgtgttcactcttatgtggatcccgagaaacttaacagaaacccatgggggaggggaaggaaaaaaaaagaaaaaaaagaggttagagtgggagagagagccaaagcataagagactcttaaaaactgagaacaaactgagggttgatggggggtgggagggtgggtgatgggtattgaagaaggcattttttggggatgagcactgggtgttgtatggaaaccaatttgacaataaatttcataaaaaataaaataaaaactctatttttatattataaactaAAGCCAAAAATATATGTTGTTGCcatgagttgtgtgtgtgtgtgtgtgtatgtgtgtgtgtgtgtgtgtgtgtgtttgtgtgtgtgtgtgatttaaggATTGTTTTAGCTTTTAGCATGGAAATAAAGTCATAAGATAGTGGTGATGGGAGGAACATGTATtccccattctctttttttttttaagtttatttatttattttgagagagagcgagcaagcaagcaagcaggctccttgctgtcagcacagaatccaatgcagggttcaaactcacaaactcttgagtacatgacctgagctgaaaccaagaatcagacacttacctgactgagccactcaggtgcccctccccattctcttaTTCCAAGGGGGAGCACTTCCAATAGTGATGCTCCTGGCCTCTCTCTATACCCATTGGAGGAAGAATGATTTTCTGAAATTATCTTTGGAGGAGAACTAGGCACCCATGGCCCAgacccctgtatttttttttttctgtggacTCTGCCAGCAGAGAGGGTGTCCTGGTCTTCTCTCTGCTCAGCCAGTGATAGAGTGAGTCTAGTAGTTCGGAGGTGGAGTATTAGTGAGCTCACCTGGCCACAGCTCTGAAGCCACATTCTCCAGTGAGTTTCATTCATAATCTTTCCTTGATCTCCATCAACCTGACTCCCACATTTCTCAGTTCCAATCTTGGGTGGAGAGGACACCTCAAATCCTAACATGGAACCAGATTTTAACCACCTTAACTGCTACATCAACAACTTTCTTCAGTTTATTGCAATTTCAATAGCATCGTAATTGCCTTCCCTTGTTTCCACTCCTGCCAGTTTTACAGAATTGATCACCCGGAGAGGTTCTTGTAAATGTAACTCAGATCTTGACCCacctctgctcaaaatcctctCGTTACTCCTCATATACTGGAATAAATGCTAAAGTCCTTCACATATATGATGTAGCCATTCACTACCTCTGATCTCACCTCTTGCTCGTTCTACCCCAGGCACATCTGCCTCCTTCCCACACCTTGAACCTGTTGGACACACGCACACTTTCAGGGCTTCTGCACTAGTTTTTTGTGCCTGCAAAGGTCTTCCCCTTTTTTGTCACCTTGCCAACCATCGTACAATCACAATTCACAATCCCTAAGTGCCAGCCCTGAAACTTCCTAttacactttttttctctatcatatGTATCATGTATAAATAGTAAATGTATATTTGCGacagcatctgattctttttcttaGCCTCCTTTGTCTTCTATTTGTGTCAGTAAGATCCTTAAAACCAGGAGAAActaatcttatttggaaaaaaaaaccaaaacaatctaCTTGACCAAGAAGATCCTGTTACCCAGAACcttatataaaatacagaaatactaaCTCCTGTGGACATATTAGGAGGGGCTGTAGGATGGGCTGGAGTTTTTAGGAGTGAACTCTTGAAATGTCAATAACTTAACTAGTGCAGggaaaaaatatgttatatagAAAAAGATCAAATATGGGAAAATGTCAGTT
Coding sequences:
- the SETD9 gene encoding SET domain-containing protein 9 isoform X1; the protein is MPGRLLRGLWQRWRRYKYRFVPWIALNLNHNPRTVRYVPEESKDKVISDEDVLGTLLKVFQALFINDFNKQSDILTMLPETVKSKYHDLLSVQHPRVKLLEYRHQQENIFKPEEILYKTLGFSVARATSSLISAGKGVFVTRGLVPKGAVVAMYPGTVYQKYEPIFFQSIGNPFIFRCLDGVLIDGNDKGISKVVYRSCNGRDQLGPLKMSDSTWLTSEICNPLAVGQYVNNCSNDRAANVCYQEFDVPAVFPIELKQYLPNIAYSCDKQSPLRCVILVALRDIKQGEELFSNYYTIVS
- the SETD9 gene encoding SET domain-containing protein 9 isoform X2 encodes the protein MPGRLLRGLWQRWRRYKYRFVPWIALNLNHNPRTVRYVPEESKDKVISDEDVLGTLLKVFQALFINDFNKQSDILTMLPETVKSKYHDLLSVQHPRVKLLEYRHQQENIFKPEEILYKTLGFSVARATSSLISAGKGVFVTRGLVPKGAVVAMYPGTVYQKYEPIFFQSIGNPFIFRCLDGVLIDGNDKGISKVVYRSCNGRDQLGPLKMSDSTWLTSEICNPLAVGQYVNNCSNEPLMSVTRNLMCLQFFL